In the Thermodesulfovibrio yellowstonii DSM 11347 genome, one interval contains:
- the der gene encoding ribosome biogenesis GTPase Der yields MFTVVIVGRPNVGKSTLFNRMIKSDEKIKAITDKFPGVTRDINYGVAKWDDKEFIVVDTGGFFPEEKIEDIIQKQMLEQIEMAISDADLIIHLLDSKEGLLPDDIETARQLRQTGKDILWVVNKIDDPSKLSRIYDFYSIGTEELIPISGITGYGFDELIDKIIEKIPDTQPVNLEQQNLPKIAVVGRPNVGKSTIINALLGKKRMIVSPIPGTTRDTIDAICTYYGKKYLLIDTAGIKRLSYYKKEISQEIYVERLAYFKALRSIERADVAILVIDALEGIVNQDQKIAGIVAEQKKGLIILINKWDLIPANERDKKAKFFTDEIKHKLWFVDYAPYLTVSAIDKTRLTKIFPLIDQILEEYSKRVSTSELNRLFSEKLKDVIMSSHGKELKFYYITQVNVAPPTFVVFVNDQSAVKQHHIKFIEKLLRETFHFKFSPINIKIKQRK; encoded by the coding sequence ATGTTTACTGTAGTTATTGTAGGGCGACCAAATGTTGGAAAATCAACACTTTTTAATAGAATGATTAAATCTGATGAGAAAATTAAAGCAATTACAGACAAATTTCCAGGAGTAACAAGAGATATAAACTATGGAGTTGCGAAATGGGATGATAAAGAATTTATAGTGGTTGATACAGGAGGCTTTTTCCCTGAAGAAAAGATAGAAGACATAATTCAGAAACAGATGCTGGAACAAATAGAGATGGCAATATCTGATGCAGATTTGATAATTCATCTTCTTGACAGTAAAGAAGGATTACTTCCAGATGATATTGAAACAGCAAGGCAGTTAAGACAAACAGGTAAAGATATTTTGTGGGTTGTTAATAAAATAGATGATCCTTCAAAGCTCAGTAGAATATATGATTTTTATAGCATAGGCACTGAAGAACTTATACCAATTTCAGGAATTACAGGATATGGCTTTGATGAACTTATTGATAAAATTATTGAAAAAATCCCTGATACTCAACCAGTAAACTTAGAACAACAGAACTTACCAAAGATAGCTGTTGTAGGTCGTCCCAATGTTGGTAAATCAACAATTATCAATGCTTTACTTGGTAAAAAAAGAATGATTGTTAGCCCTATCCCTGGAACAACAAGGGATACAATTGATGCTATCTGCACATATTACGGAAAGAAATATTTGCTGATTGACACAGCAGGAATAAAAAGACTTTCTTATTATAAAAAAGAGATATCTCAGGAAATTTATGTAGAAAGACTTGCATATTTTAAAGCATTAAGAAGCATTGAAAGAGCTGATGTGGCTATTCTGGTTATAGATGCCCTTGAAGGAATTGTCAATCAGGACCAGAAAATTGCAGGAATTGTTGCGGAACAGAAGAAAGGATTGATAATTTTAATTAATAAATGGGATTTGATTCCAGCGAATGAAAGAGACAAAAAAGCAAAATTTTTTACAGATGAAATAAAACATAAACTATGGTTTGTAGATTATGCACCATATTTGACTGTTTCCGCTATAGATAAAACGAGACTTACCAAAATATTTCCTCTCATTGACCAGATTTTAGAAGAGTACTCCAAAAGAGTATCAACATCTGAATTGAATAGACTTTTTAGTGAAAAACTAAAAGATGTGATAATGTCTTCTCATGGCAAGGAATTAAAATTTTATTATATAACTCAGGTTAATGTAGCACCTCCCACATTTGTTGTTTTTGTCAATGACCAATCAGCAGTCAAGCAACATCATATCAAA